A stretch of Clostridium formicaceticum DNA encodes these proteins:
- the rpsA gene encoding 30S ribosomal protein S1 translates to MSNEMENFMEEIEKSMVRLHRGDIVTGKVIHVTEDEITVNVGYKSDGIIPRNEISNDTSVSPYDVAKIGEEIKVYVVKVDDGDGNVLLSKKKVDAEKGWEDLEKIKESQSLVEAKVIEAVRGGVIAICRGIRCFIPASQLSDKYVEDLKSFIGKNFNTKIIELDRRKNKVVLSRKVVLKEEFKEKKNQVFSNLQKGDKIKGEVKQITDFGVFVDIGGIDGLVHISEISWGRVKHPSDVLKVGQEVEVEVLDFDKEVGKVSLSIKNTQPQPWQHVEENYKVGDIVEGKVVKMVEFGAFVELEPGLDGLVHISQISEKHIAKASDVLAMNEVVKVKILDINKEEKRISLSITAAEENKEETANEYISEDNAITIGDVVDTLDASNENKES, encoded by the coding sequence ATGAGTAATGAAATGGAAAACTTTATGGAAGAAATAGAAAAGTCTATGGTGAGACTACATAGAGGTGATATAGTAACTGGGAAGGTGATTCATGTTACTGAAGATGAAATTACTGTGAATGTAGGGTATAAATCAGATGGTATTATACCAAGAAATGAAATATCTAATGATACTTCAGTGAGCCCATATGATGTAGCTAAGATTGGTGAGGAAATAAAAGTGTATGTTGTAAAAGTAGATGATGGCGATGGAAACGTATTATTATCTAAAAAGAAAGTAGATGCTGAAAAAGGCTGGGAAGACTTAGAAAAAATTAAAGAATCACAATCTTTGGTGGAAGCAAAGGTAATAGAGGCTGTTAGAGGTGGTGTCATAGCCATATGCCGAGGCATTAGATGTTTTATTCCAGCTAGCCAATTATCTGATAAATATGTAGAAGATTTAAAATCATTTATAGGTAAAAATTTTAATACAAAAATTATCGAATTGGACCGTAGAAAAAACAAAGTGGTATTATCTAGAAAAGTTGTTTTAAAGGAAGAATTTAAAGAAAAGAAAAATCAAGTTTTTAGCAACCTTCAAAAAGGTGATAAAATAAAGGGAGAAGTAAAGCAAATAACAGATTTTGGTGTGTTTGTAGATATAGGTGGTATCGATGGTTTAGTACATATATCAGAGATATCTTGGGGCAGAGTAAAGCATCCTTCAGATGTTTTGAAAGTAGGACAAGAGGTTGAGGTTGAAGTTTTAGACTTTGACAAAGAAGTGGGTAAGGTTTCCTTAAGCATAAAAAATACACAGCCTCAACCATGGCAGCATGTAGAGGAAAACTATAAAGTGGGAGATATTGTTGAAGGTAAAGTTGTAAAAATGGTGGAATTTGGTGCTTTTGTTGAATTGGAGCCTGGTTTGGATGGACTGGTTCATATTTCTCAAATTAGTGAAAAACACATAGCAAAAGCAAGCGATGTTTTAGCCATGAATGAAGTTGTTAAGGTGAAAATATTAGACATCAATAAAGAAGAAAAGCGTATTAGCTTAAGTATAACTGCTGCAGAGGAAAATAAAGAAGAGACTGCCAATGAATATATTAGCGAAGATAACGCTATTACGATTGGTGATGTGGTAGACACCTTAGATGCTT
- a CDS encoding 4-hydroxy-3-methylbut-2-enyl diphosphate reductase, protein MKVILADYSGFCFGVEKAIVTTFEELDKEDKNQKIFSLGPLIHNVQVVKELEARGVDVIEDIELVSEGSVIVRSHGVPKKIYEAADRKALTLIDATCPFVKRIQTIVEDHYKEGYTIVIIGNPQHPEVVGINGWCDNKALIIQEEEEVKKLPNIEKLCIVVQTTMSISQFEKIAAALEKKAKEVVKFNTICSATKQRQKSAKDLAQKVDAMIVIGGYHSSNTQKLVSICNDIRPTATFHVETAKDLPVEELKQYDLVGVTAGASTPKWIITEIIQKLRNI, encoded by the coding sequence ATGAAAGTAATTCTAGCTGACTATTCAGGGTTTTGCTTTGGGGTTGAAAAAGCAATAGTTACTACTTTTGAAGAGTTAGATAAAGAAGATAAAAACCAAAAAATTTTTTCTCTGGGGCCATTAATACATAATGTACAAGTTGTAAAGGAGTTGGAGGCAAGAGGTGTTGATGTAATTGAGGATATTGAATTGGTATCAGAAGGCTCTGTTATTGTCAGATCCCATGGTGTTCCTAAAAAGATATATGAAGCTGCTGACAGAAAGGCCTTAACCCTTATAGATGCTACCTGCCCTTTCGTAAAAAGAATACAAACTATTGTAGAGGATCACTATAAAGAAGGCTATACAATTGTGATTATTGGAAATCCTCAGCATCCAGAAGTAGTAGGAATTAATGGATGGTGTGATAATAAGGCTTTAATTATCCAAGAAGAAGAAGAAGTAAAAAAACTTCCAAATATTGAAAAATTATGTATCGTAGTACAGACCACAATGTCAATCAGTCAATTTGAAAAAATTGCTGCTGCATTAGAAAAAAAGGCAAAAGAGGTCGTTAAGTTTAATACAATTTGTTCAGCCACCAAGCAGAGACAAAAATCAGCAAAGGATTTAGCCCAAAAAGTCGATGCAATGATTGTTATAGGGGGATACCATAGCTCTAATACCCAAAAGTTGGTTTCTATCTGTAATGACATTAGACCTACGGCTACTTTTCATGTAGAAACCGCAAAGGATTTACCGGTAGAAGAATTAAAGCAATATGATCTTGTAGGTGTTACTGCTGGAGCATCGACGCCTAAGTGGATTATTACCGAAATTATACAAAAACTAAGAAATATATAA
- the cmk gene encoding (d)CMP kinase — MGNLQIAIDGPAGAGKSTIAKKLAEGLNITYIDTGAMYRALTYKVLKENIEINCKEKIIQLAETTNITIVHGDVYIDNQLVKDEIRSQEVTKYVSHIAQIAEVRKILVGFQKKIAEQHSVVMDGRDIGTYVLPNADIKIFLTASIEERAHRRYTELLHKQQQVSFADVIDSIKERDKIDTEREFAPLVKAADAVVVDTTGLDIEAVVEKIQQIIAKKLQN; from the coding sequence TTGGGTAATTTACAGATAGCTATTGATGGTCCAGCTGGAGCAGGGAAAAGCACCATTGCTAAAAAACTCGCTGAAGGGCTAAACATAACTTATATTGATACAGGCGCCATGTATAGAGCTTTAACTTATAAAGTTTTAAAGGAAAACATAGAAATAAACTGTAAAGAGAAAATCATTCAATTAGCAGAAACTACAAATATTACCATCGTTCATGGAGATGTATATATAGATAATCAGCTTGTTAAAGATGAGATTAGAAGCCAAGAGGTAACTAAATATGTTTCACATATTGCACAGATTGCAGAGGTAAGAAAAATTCTCGTTGGTTTTCAAAAAAAAATTGCTGAGCAGCATAGTGTTGTCATGGACGGAAGAGATATCGGTACATATGTATTACCAAATGCTGATATAAAAATATTTTTAACCGCTTCCATTGAAGAAAGGGCGCATAGAAGATACACTGAACTACTGCACAAACAACAACAAGTAAGTTTTGCTGATGTTATTGACTCTATTAAGGAGAGAGATAAGATTGATACAGAAAGAGAATTTGCACCTCTAGTAAAAGCGGCAGACGCTGTTGTGGTAGATACCACTGGACTGGATATAGAAGCTGTTGTAGAAAAAATACAACAAATCATAGCTAAAAAACTGCAAAACTAA
- a CDS encoding histidine phosphatase family protein translates to MKKLYVVRHGETHWNLQGRTQGVQDSELTELGFTQAHLLANRLLKENIEIIYTSYLARAKSTAMAIKNKLQVPCYYEESLNEMNFGRWEGLTHKEISQCYPKELKQWRDAPHEAFIPEGENLWFAQKRIVAFTENLLKSTEKNKILIISHSTIIKLLLLHILDMDLSNYYRLKQDNCSINIIGYKNYGPVLLKYNDTCHINIEGHGDKNENRKN, encoded by the coding sequence ATGAAAAAACTGTATGTTGTTAGGCATGGAGAAACCCATTGGAATCTACAGGGAAGAACCCAAGGAGTACAAGACTCTGAATTGACAGAACTGGGCTTTACACAAGCACATTTATTAGCAAATAGATTATTAAAAGAAAATATTGAGATAATCTATACCAGCTATTTAGCTAGAGCAAAATCTACAGCGATGGCGATAAAAAACAAATTGCAAGTGCCTTGTTATTATGAAGAAAGTTTAAATGAAATGAATTTTGGAAGGTGGGAAGGACTTACCCATAAAGAAATTTCTCAATGCTATCCTAAGGAGCTAAAACAATGGAGGGATGCTCCCCATGAAGCATTTATACCCGAGGGTGAAAACTTGTGGTTTGCTCAAAAAAGAATTGTAGCGTTTACAGAAAATCTCTTGAAAAGCACAGAAAAAAATAAAATACTTATCATTAGTCACAGTACGATCATTAAGTTATTATTATTGCATATTTTAGATATGGATTTAAGTAATTATTATAGACTAAAGCAAGATAATTGTAGCATTAATATCATAGGTTATAAGAACTATGGTCCAGTTTTATTAAAGTATAATGATACCTGTCATATAAATATTGAGGGTCATGGTGATAAGAATGAAAATCGAAAAAATTGA
- the surE gene encoding 5'/3'-nucleotidase SurE, with translation MRILISNDDGIFAEGIYILAKALQSVGEVIVAAPHTERSATGHAITIHHPLRVDKIKFFDTSIEAYSINGTPADCVKLAIEALLKDRKPDIVISGINNGPNLGTDVIYSGTVSAAVEAAIMDITSIAVSMGSTEITQYEDAAQFVCKIAEKIFYHQDLKDTIVNINYPTCSKEEIKGVKVTTLGVRKYENSFVERKDPRGNSYFWISGTVMDLQQNQNSDIIALQNNYISITPIHFDLTHFKTFEKIKEWDFQG, from the coding sequence ATGAGAATTTTAATTAGCAATGATGATGGTATCTTTGCAGAAGGAATATATATATTAGCAAAGGCTTTGCAAAGTGTGGGAGAAGTTATTGTTGCAGCCCCTCATACAGAGAGAAGTGCAACAGGGCATGCAATTACCATTCATCATCCCTTAAGAGTAGACAAAATTAAATTTTTTGATACCTCTATCGAAGCCTATTCCATTAATGGTACACCGGCAGACTGTGTAAAGCTGGCGATAGAGGCATTATTAAAAGACAGAAAGCCAGATATTGTTATCTCTGGCATTAACAATGGTCCTAATTTGGGAACTGATGTTATTTACTCTGGTACTGTATCAGCAGCAGTTGAGGCTGCTATCATGGATATTACCTCCATAGCGGTGTCTATGGGTAGTACAGAAATCACACAATATGAAGATGCAGCACAATTTGTTTGTAAAATAGCAGAAAAAATATTTTATCATCAGGATCTAAAAGATACGATTGTAAATATTAACTATCCTACATGTTCCAAAGAGGAAATCAAGGGTGTGAAGGTAACCACCCTGGGCGTTAGAAAGTATGAAAATTCATTTGTTGAAAGAAAAGATCCTAGAGGTAATTCTTATTTTTGGATTTCTGGTACGGTTATGGACTTACAACAAAATCAAAACAGCGATATCATCGCTTTACAAAATAATTACATATCTATTACACCCATACACTTTGATCTAACACATTTTAAAACCTTTGAAAAAATAAAAGAGTGGGATTTTCAAGGATAG
- a CDS encoding oxaloacetate decarboxylase subunit alpha: MKPKLKITETVFRDAHQSLLATRMKTKDMLPIAEKMDEVGYHSLEMWGGATFDACLRFLNEDPWERLRSIRKKVKKTKLQMLLRGQNLLGYKHYADDVVSEFVKKAIYNGIDIVRMFDALNDIRNLETTLKITKQEGGHAQCAISYTISPVHNLPYYVQKAKEMEGMGADSICIKDMSGILTPYAAYDLVKQLKQAVNIPIQLHTHYTSGIASMTYMKAIEAGIDVVDTAISPLALGTSQPPTEPIVAALKDTPYDTGIKLELLSEIADYFRPLRDKYLSEGLIDPKVLGVDANTLTYQVPGGMLSNLISQLKQQNKLDKFEEVLAEVPKVREDLGYPPLVTPMSQMVGTQALFNVIIGERYKMVPKEIKDYVAGLYGQATTPIEDEVKQKIIGDKEVMTQRPADIIPPQLPSLKQEMKEYLEQEEDVLSYALFPQVAMNFFKERWAEKYKIESTLYNEVEKNHPV; the protein is encoded by the coding sequence ATGAAACCAAAGCTAAAAATTACGGAAACTGTCTTTAGAGATGCACATCAATCACTTTTAGCTACAAGAATGAAAACAAAGGATATGTTACCTATTGCAGAGAAAATGGACGAAGTGGGTTATCATTCTTTAGAAATGTGGGGAGGAGCAACTTTTGATGCATGCTTAAGATTTCTAAATGAAGATCCTTGGGAAAGACTTAGAAGTATAAGAAAAAAAGTAAAAAAGACAAAACTACAAATGCTGTTGAGGGGACAAAATCTTTTAGGCTATAAACATTATGCTGATGATGTGGTTAGTGAATTTGTTAAAAAAGCAATTTATAATGGTATAGACATTGTCCGAATGTTTGATGCACTCAATGACATAAGAAACCTAGAAACTACTTTAAAGATAACGAAACAAGAAGGAGGACATGCTCAGTGTGCAATCTCCTATACCATTAGTCCTGTTCATAATCTACCTTATTATGTGCAAAAAGCTAAAGAGATGGAAGGTATGGGGGCGGACTCGATTTGTATTAAGGATATGTCGGGTATATTAACGCCTTATGCAGCTTATGACCTAGTGAAACAATTAAAACAGGCAGTAAATATTCCTATACAATTACATACCCATTATACCAGTGGTATCGCTTCTATGACTTACATGAAGGCAATTGAAGCTGGCATAGATGTTGTGGACACAGCTATTTCTCCATTGGCTTTGGGAACTTCACAACCACCTACGGAACCTATAGTAGCTGCCTTAAAGGATACCCCTTATGATACTGGCATAAAGCTAGAATTACTAAGTGAAATAGCTGATTATTTTAGACCCTTAAGGGATAAATACTTAAGTGAGGGACTTATTGATCCTAAGGTATTAGGAGTAGATGCTAATACCTTGACTTACCAAGTTCCTGGGGGAATGTTATCTAACCTTATTTCTCAATTAAAGCAACAAAATAAGCTGGATAAATTTGAAGAAGTTTTAGCAGAAGTTCCAAAAGTAAGGGAGGATTTAGGGTATCCACCTTTAGTTACCCCTATGAGCCAGATGGTAGGAACCCAGGCGCTGTTCAATGTCATCATAGGTGAGCGCTATAAAATGGTACCAAAAGAAATCAAGGATTATGTTGCAGGACTTTATGGGCAAGCCACTACTCCTATTGAGGATGAAGTAAAACAAAAGATTATAGGTGATAAAGAAGTAATGACACAAAGACCAGCTGACATTATTCCACCACAATTACCTTCTTTAAAACAAGAGATGAAGGAATATCTAGAACAGGAAGAAGATGTTCTTTCCTATGCATTATTCCCACAGGTGGCTATGAATTTTTTTAAAGAAAGATGGGCTGAAAAATATAAAATAGAGTCTACTTTATATAATGAAGTAGAAAAAAACCATCCTGTATAA
- a CDS encoding class I SAM-dependent methyltransferase, translated as MSNKGMLKATSFVQDLIKHKMHRGGTVIDATMGNGYDTVFLYNLVGDCGKVYAFDIQEAALENTRQALKKENISIDHKNIQLIHDGHENIEKYVKEPIDGAMFNLGYLPCSDKNIVTKPQTTLQAVNAVLNLLKRGGILSIVLYYGHAGGIEEKNTILEYMKQLEAKKYLVMECSYINQENDPPIILLVEKK; from the coding sequence ATGAGTAATAAAGGAATGTTGAAAGCAACCAGTTTTGTACAGGATTTAATAAAGCATAAGATGCATAGAGGTGGTACTGTCATAGACGCCACAATGGGCAATGGCTATGATACAGTTTTTTTATATAATCTAGTTGGAGATTGTGGAAAAGTTTATGCTTTTGATATTCAAGAGGCAGCATTAGAAAATACGAGGCAAGCCTTGAAGAAAGAAAACATTTCAATAGATCATAAGAATATTCAATTGATACACGATGGCCATGAAAATATAGAGAAATATGTAAAAGAACCTATTGATGGAGCAATGTTTAACTTAGGTTATTTACCCTGTAGCGATAAAAATATTGTTACCAAGCCCCAGACTACGCTACAAGCGGTGAATGCGGTTTTAAATTTATTAAAGAGGGGAGGCATTTTGTCGATTGTTCTATACTATGGGCATGCAGGCGGTATAGAGGAAAAAAATACAATCCTTGAATATATGAAGCAATTGGAGGCTAAAAAATACCTAGTAATGGAATGTAGTTATATCAACCAAGAAAACGATCCTCCTATTATTTTGCTGGTAGAAAAAAAGTAG
- a CDS encoding GNAT family N-acetyltransferase: MITIRKATKEDILVLSNTYKGQFVFEDIPNVEEYIIALDGNVPLGFSKIKFYDKDLVEIAAIYINPEERGQRLGDGIFRAALNYAEKQGYLWGVIQDAKKQGLFNFLRKEGLRLLSETDVPKNLQTYLWKYDLESSFFCDIPLFFKQGCENKKII; this comes from the coding sequence ATGATTACCATTAGAAAAGCAACAAAAGAAGATATCTTAGTATTATCGAATACCTACAAAGGACAATTTGTTTTCGAGGATATACCTAATGTTGAAGAATATATCATTGCTTTAGATGGAAATGTTCCTTTAGGTTTTTCTAAAATAAAGTTTTATGATAAAGACTTAGTAGAAATAGCAGCAATTTATATAAACCCAGAGGAAAGGGGTCAACGACTAGGAGATGGTATTTTTAGAGCTGCTTTGAACTATGCTGAAAAGCAAGGCTATCTCTGGGGTGTGATACAGGATGCTAAAAAGCAAGGTTTGTTTAACTTTTTAAGGAAAGAAGGGCTACGCTTATTAAGTGAAACTGATGTTCCTAAAAATCTTCAAACGTATTTGTGGAAGTATGATTTAGAGAGCAGTTTTTTCTGTGATATTCCTTTATTTTTTAAACAAGGTTGTGAAAATAAAAAAATTATTTGA
- a CDS encoding pseudouridine synthase has translation MRLQKFLASSGIASRRKSEDLIKEGIVKVNGKIITEMGYKIDPEKDQITVRDKKVNIKEAYVYVLLNKPTGYITTASDQFNRKKVIDLVNLPYRLFPVGRLDYNTSGLLLLTNDGELTFKLTHPKFKVEKTYIARVEGKPSQEEQRAFERGLRIEDYVTSPAKLKIIKEEHQNSILEIKIREGKNRQVRKMCAAIGHPVVSLKRIAVGKIKLGKLPSGEWRYLTTEELQYLKNI, from the coding sequence ATGCGATTACAAAAATTTTTAGCATCTTCTGGCATAGCTTCAAGAAGAAAAAGCGAAGACCTTATAAAAGAAGGTATTGTAAAGGTAAATGGAAAAATTATCACTGAGATGGGTTATAAGATAGATCCTGAAAAAGATCAAATCACTGTAAGAGATAAAAAAGTAAACATAAAAGAAGCGTATGTATATGTTTTGTTGAATAAACCTACAGGCTATATCACTACCGCCTCAGACCAGTTCAATAGAAAAAAGGTAATAGACCTGGTGAACCTGCCTTATCGGCTTTTTCCTGTAGGAAGATTAGATTATAATACATCAGGATTATTATTATTGACCAATGATGGAGAGTTAACTTTTAAGTTAACGCATCCTAAGTTTAAGGTAGAAAAAACTTATATTGCAAGGGTAGAAGGAAAACCCTCCCAGGAGGAACAAAGGGCTTTTGAAAGGGGTTTACGAATAGAGGATTATGTAACCAGCCCAGCCAAGCTTAAGATAATAAAAGAAGAACATCAAAATAGTATTTTAGAAATTAAAATTAGGGAAGGAAAAAATAGACAGGTGCGAAAAATGTGTGCAGCTATTGGTCATCCTGTGGTTAGTCTAAAGAGAATCGCTGTAGGTAAGATAAAATTAGGAAAGCTACCTTCTGGTGAGTGGAGATATTTAACTACTGAAGAGTTGCAATATCTAAAAAACATATAA
- the asnS gene encoding asparagine--tRNA ligase: MAVFTTIEEINKHEGQEVLIKGWLYNKRSSGKIHFLQIRDGSAFIQGVVVKNEVEEEVFKICKELTQESSIEVIGLVQKDDRAPAGYELLVKEVKPIHIALEGYPVSLKEHGTDFLMEHRHLWMRTPKQNAILRIRDEINLAIRTFFHERGFVLIEPPIITPSACEGTTELFEIDYFGENAYLSQTGQLYAEAAAMAFGKVYSFGPTFRAEKSKTRKHLNEFWMVEPEMAFVDFEGNLKIQEEMIEYIVQKVLQNKKYELKVLGRDTTSLENIKAPFPRITYTDAVEMLKKADFEFEWGDDFGAPHETYIAEQFDRPVFITHFPTKMKAFYMQPDADNPEVILGADLIAPEGYGEIIGGSQRIHDLDLILQKIKEENLPLEIYEWYLDLRRYGSVPHSGFGLGLERTVAWICGIDHIRQTIPFARTLNRVYP, encoded by the coding sequence ATGGCTGTTTTTACAACGATAGAAGAGATAAACAAGCACGAAGGACAAGAAGTTTTAATTAAAGGATGGCTATATAATAAACGATCAAGTGGGAAAATACATTTTCTTCAGATTCGGGATGGCTCCGCTTTTATTCAGGGTGTAGTGGTAAAAAATGAAGTGGAAGAAGAGGTTTTTAAGATATGTAAGGAGTTAACCCAAGAGTCTTCTATAGAAGTGATTGGTTTGGTACAAAAAGATGATAGAGCCCCTGCCGGCTATGAGTTACTGGTAAAGGAAGTGAAACCTATTCATATTGCTTTGGAGGGGTACCCTGTTTCTCTGAAAGAACATGGAACAGACTTTTTAATGGAGCATAGACATTTATGGATGAGAACACCTAAACAAAATGCTATTTTAAGAATTCGTGATGAAATCAACCTAGCAATCAGAACCTTTTTTCACGAAAGAGGTTTTGTATTGATTGAACCACCTATTATTACACCTTCTGCTTGTGAAGGGACAACAGAATTATTTGAAATTGACTATTTTGGAGAAAATGCATACTTATCTCAGACAGGACAGCTTTATGCGGAAGCCGCAGCAATGGCTTTTGGAAAAGTGTATAGCTTTGGGCCTACCTTTAGAGCAGAAAAATCAAAGACAAGAAAGCATCTTAATGAGTTTTGGATGGTAGAACCAGAGATGGCCTTCGTAGACTTTGAAGGAAATTTAAAAATTCAAGAGGAAATGATAGAGTACATTGTACAAAAAGTTCTTCAAAATAAAAAATACGAATTAAAAGTATTAGGCAGAGATACCACAAGTCTTGAAAACATTAAAGCACCATTCCCCCGCATAACTTATACCGATGCAGTAGAAATGTTGAAGAAGGCAGACTTTGAGTTTGAATGGGGAGATGATTTTGGAGCTCCTCATGAAACCTATATTGCAGAACAGTTCGATAGGCCTGTATTTATCACGCATTTTCCTACAAAAATGAAGGCCTTTTATATGCAACCAGATGCGGATAACCCAGAAGTAATTTTGGGGGCAGACTTAATTGCACCAGAGGGTTATGGAGAAATTATCGGAGGTTCTCAAAGAATCCATGATTTAGATTTGATTTTACAAAAAATAAAAGAAGAAAACCTACCTTTGGAGATTTACGAATGGTATTTAGATTTAAGAAGATATGGCTCAGTACCTCACTCAGGATTTGGATTAGGACTTGAAAGAACCGTTGCATGGATCTGCGGCATTGACCATATTAGACAGACAATTCCTTTTGCTCGAACATTAAATAGAGTATATCCTTAG
- the purB gene encoding adenylosuccinate lyase: MNASLYQNPLIERYTSKDMSYLFSSDNKFVTWRKLWIALAEAEQELGLSITDEQIEELKTHRDNINYDVARKREKETRHDVMSHVFAYGEQCPKARGIIHLGATSAYVGDNTDIIVMTEALKLIKKKLVNLLEVLSKFAKTYKALPTLGFTHFQPAQLTTVGKRATLWLHDLLMDYENIEIQLGKMKLRGAKGTTGTQASFMKLFDNDSEKVKALDQKVAKKMGFDKTFPVTGQTYTRKVDFEVLSVLSGIAQSLHKMTNDLRLLQSLKEIEEPFEKDQIGSSAMAYKRNPMRSERIASLARYVMSAVQNAAMTTSTQWFERTLDDSANRRITIPEMFMATDAIIEIAVNVSDGLVVYENMIHQHIEKELPFMATENIIMEAVKNGGDRQELHEKIRVHSMEAAKQVKIEGKENDLIDRILKDEGFNLSENEISKIMNPMNFIGRAPQQVVEFLEEYIDPILDKNKDLLGIEVDLKV; the protein is encoded by the coding sequence TTGAATGCATCACTATATCAAAATCCTTTAATTGAAAGATATACAAGCAAAGATATGAGTTATTTATTTTCTTCTGACAATAAGTTCGTCACTTGGAGAAAGCTTTGGATTGCATTAGCAGAAGCTGAACAAGAGCTAGGGTTATCTATAACCGACGAACAAATAGAAGAATTAAAAACCCATAGGGATAATATAAATTATGATGTAGCAAGAAAAAGAGAAAAGGAAACTCGCCATGATGTTATGTCTCACGTTTTTGCTTACGGGGAACAATGTCCTAAAGCAAGAGGGATTATTCACTTAGGCGCTACCAGTGCTTATGTTGGTGACAATACAGATATCATTGTTATGACGGAGGCACTTAAACTCATTAAAAAGAAGTTGGTGAACTTGCTAGAGGTACTTTCCAAGTTTGCTAAAACCTACAAAGCGTTACCTACCTTAGGGTTTACACATTTTCAGCCAGCCCAATTGACAACTGTTGGGAAAAGAGCTACACTATGGTTACATGATCTATTGATGGATTATGAAAATATAGAAATTCAGCTAGGTAAGATGAAGCTTAGGGGTGCTAAGGGGACTACAGGAACGCAGGCCAGCTTTATGAAGTTATTTGATAATGATAGTGAGAAAGTTAAGGCATTAGATCAAAAAGTAGCTAAAAAAATGGGCTTTGATAAAACTTTTCCTGTCACAGGACAAACTTATACAAGGAAGGTAGATTTTGAAGTTTTATCAGTATTAAGTGGTATTGCTCAAAGCTTACATAAAATGACCAATGATTTGCGTTTGCTACAGAGCCTTAAAGAGATTGAAGAACCTTTTGAAAAAGATCAAATAGGCTCTTCTGCTATGGCTTACAAAAGAAATCCTATGAGAAGCGAAAGAATTGCTTCTTTAGCACGATACGTGATGTCGGCTGTTCAAAATGCTGCTATGACAACCTCTACCCAATGGTTCGAAAGGACGTTAGATGATTCAGCAAATAGAAGAATCACAATACCAGAGATGTTTATGGCAACAGATGCTATTATAGAAATTGCTGTCAATGTAAGTGATGGTTTAGTGGTTTATGAAAATATGATTCATCAACATATTGAAAAGGAACTACCCTTCATGGCAACTGAAAATATCATTATGGAAGCTGTGAAGAATGGTGGAGACCGTCAGGAGCTACATGAAAAAATAAGAGTGCATTCCATGGAGGCTGCAAAGCAAGTAAAGATAGAAGGAAAAGAGAATGACCTCATAGATAGAATTTTGAAGGATGAAGGTTTTAATCTTTCAGAAAATGAAATTAGTAAAATTATGAACCCTATGAATTTTATCGGCAGAGCGCCGCAACAGGTTGTTGAATTTCTAGAGGAATATATTGATCCTATTTTAGATAAAAACAAAGATTTATTAGGTATTGAAGTTGACTTAAAAGTTTAA
- a CDS encoding PadR family transcriptional regulator: MGSKGERNRQFPSKISTTQFVKLYILHLLAYRSFYGNELIEEIKSRMDYKWEPSPGMMYPLLRDLESNNYIKGWWEEPDKRSIRHYRITDEGLEHYSNIKRLYEANLQDSLTIIKNTLKDIYHA, from the coding sequence ATGGGATCAAAAGGGGAAAGAAATCGACAGTTTCCATCTAAAATAAGTACAACACAGTTTGTTAAACTATATATTTTGCATCTATTAGCCTACAGGAGCTTTTACGGTAATGAATTAATAGAAGAAATTAAAAGTAGAATGGATTACAAGTGGGAGCCTAGTCCAGGAATGATGTATCCTTTATTACGGGATTTAGAGAGCAATAACTATATCAAAGGTTGGTGGGAAGAGCCAGACAAAAGATCCATTAGACATTACCGTATAACAGATGAAGGATTAGAACACTATAGTAATATTAAGAGATTATATGAAGCCAACCTACAAGACTCCCTGACCATTATTAAAAATACATTAAAGGACATTTATCATGCATAG